ttttatgactttttaaaaggctAGTAAATAAAGGCAACTTGTTTCTTGTGGGATTCCTTTGCATCATCCGTTCATTGAGTACCTTGTGTCTTCTGAACTGtactatttatgtattttatcccATTTATCTGTGTATTGGGACAGCTTATAAGGAAAAGCAAAAATATAGTTCAAACAAAACTGCATGAAACTGAGCTGATCCACTGGGACAACTCGGGGTTACAGTCCTCAAgtcacaggccaagagcccttaaGATCTTGCCTCTTAGCCAAGGAATTGTAACATAAGGGAAACAACCTCACTAACTAGGGCTAGACTGCCCTTAAAAAGTTCCATATGGCAGTGAACACAAGAAAACTAGAATCTTCAACACAATCCACGCATCTGAGTATGTCTTGAATCCTGCATGGTATCTGTAGATCAATCCCCTTCCCACTTAGCAGACCCAATAAGTGCTAAAAAGGCAATTCCAGGTGGATTCACATGGGCAAACAGTCAAAGGCTgctgaaggaggaagaaaaagcaggCAAAATCAATCTGCCTCTTCTACTGGCATAGACTTGTCCCTGGAACTGAGGGACAGGAGCCAAGCTGTTATGTCCACTGATGCTCTAAACCCAAAGAACAACATTAGCAAAACCTTACTTCAATAGATGCCCAAGACtttatttttcctctttcctcaaAAAGTAGCACTCAGAAATCCTAAAGTGGTCCAAATACATATGGTAGACAGGTGGTGAAAAGTAGACAGGACTGGCATCAAACCTGTGTCCCTGCACATTTTGATACTTCAGCATGTCAAACAAAACATTTCAGCATTTCTTCAAATAGGTTTTTTAGTTAAAAGGTACATGTGTGTAAGAGGGGGAAATACAGCAAATTGTTCTGAAATTTTCATTTGTCTCTGCCATTTTCACTCTGGTACACTTGCATGCATATAATTAGACCTTGCCCATTCCTCTTAATCTGTTAACTGAGTTCTAttaaactagggaccaagcccactgcattcaggaatacaacactagattagggggtggagtggaagaactctacggATGGCATCCCCCTCcacctaggacctggaaaggttgcaggcagctctcacgcagcagggatctgcagcctccaagcctcagaggaaagtggaaggaggagggggtggttgggtggggggcagaagatGATTGGCTAGCCGCTGTACAGACAGGTAAACCAGTTGgcagaggaggcactcagggatacaacagccaccctgagttGGTGTTAAGCGCCGAgttgcacttaagccatgaaaaacacacctccaaggccttacctgaAATATATAGAACAGATAGTAGTTGCTTCAAGTGACCAGCACAGCATGATCATCACATCTAATAATAGTCCTCCCTCCTGAGTTTCCATGAATACTTCCCATAAGAAAAAATTGGAGAAACTGAAAAGGCTCAGATAatttgtggattttttaaaatgtacaagtTAACATTTTCTGAATAGCCAGGAAATTGtctccccctctcttctccaCCTATGACCTAAAATAAACACAAACTCCAAACTTGTGGGGGTGGGGTTTTAACTACTTTCATGACAGCAGCAGAATCATGATGTTTGCTATTAGAATAAATACTTTTTTCCTGGTTACCTTTGATAAATACATGATTAGCTAAAAAAGACAAACAGGCAGacaaaataaaatagatatttttaataattttatcccAAGCCCACTATACCTGGATGTCAGTCTATTAACAAAACATTCACTCATTTATTGAGAAATATTGCTTTTCACTTGAAACAGGTTTTCTTCAAGATTAAGTTTATATTCCCACAGATAATGAGCATAGTAAATATCACACAATTGTCCATTCTAAAACTGTAAGAAAAGCCATCATTTATGCCTCGAGTCCAAAAGGATAATACTCAGAAAATTCATGGATAATTTTCAGAGCCTCATTATATAGTGGAAGAtctaggggaaaagaaaaatgaatttaCTAGcacatacaataacaatatactAGATTATTAAGAAGTACTAGTTAAACTTCACATCTTATTTTTAAGAAATTTCTCCTCATTTAGATACTGCAAGTATTgcaaccattccccccccccgaaaggtaGCTTTTATACTATAGTTGTGTTTAAATCAAGAGAAACTATCTGCTAGGCCTTCAAATGACTAATAATTTGCTACATTTAAAAGTGTATTCTCTTTCCTGGGTAAAAATCAAATGAAACAGTAGAAGCCTTTTGAGCTGTATCATGATTCTGTACTTAAACAGAATTACGTGGGCTTGTGTTCCACGTAAAATTTCCACAGATAGGGAAGACTTCCTATCTTCTTCCTTCTGCTGGATAAAAGGagaccccccaaaaaattgtGGAGGGGTCATTGGTCTTTTACACCACCATTGTCACTCCAGTCTATCCACAGAATTTTCAGGTGGGATCCAAGCCCCAATCTGGATAAACAGGTGCAAAGATAAATTCTTCTAACATGATAAACTAAGCAGCCTTGCTCCCTGAAAACAGCTATACGAACTCACCAATAAATGACTTCTGTGATTGGAGTGCCAAAGCACAGAGCCATGTGGAAAACATTATCCTGGAAATGAAAAATCCACATGGATTTTCAGTTTTGACATAATGTCTTTCATACAGCTGCTTTTATGGGATTCTTTCCAAGAAATACTTTCATGGAGAAAAATAGTACGTAAAAGTTGGCCATTAATATAGGAGCCTTCAAGATTAGTTTGTGGAATCAATTACCTACAGGGCTGGGAACATAATCAAAAATATGGTAGTTATTAATAAGTTACAGTTTTCAATTCACAAGTATTTAATTTACTTACCAAACATGTTTTTATCTTCTTTGAACTGGGCATATGATACACACATGATGTTGGCTTGATTTGTAACTCTTCCCACTACTTCAATGACTCCTGAAATCTCTTCATCCAGCTACCAAACCATATAAACCAATTAATGACTCCAAACTGCCCCCCCAAATTTTTGCATTTAGAAAGAAAGCAATGTGAGATCTTGCTTCATAATCATTAATACCCATTTAACTTAAGAGTGTTTTCCAAACTAATTAAAAAAGATTTCATCTTTTGGATATTCCACATATGCAGGTTGTATAAATGACAGGACAAGCTGCATTTGTGAAATGGTTCCAAAGCTTTGTTGTCCTATATCTGGAATATACTCACAAATCACCTACACAGTACTTTTGCTTCCTTGAAACCCTACCTGAAAACCAGTCTTCCTCACATATTTAGCAACCCCCTACTCTTATGCCTTTTCATCCATTACGctcctttacattttaaaagtgaaCTTCATGGAGCAGAGATTTCTCTATCAGACAtcggaaagattttttttttgcttatgatgctttaaaaaaatcacatagtGATGGAACTTATACATTGACTTTttaaatgcagaaataaaaatgtatagaTGGAGTTGGCTCCTACCCCCTTTTCTATGGATGCAAGGGGCCCTTTCAACTCCTGGAAAGGTTCAACTCCTGAAAAGGTTGTGATAAAGATCATATGACAACACATGTTAGATGGGGGTACTGGAATCTCCTTCACCCCTCTTCTGCTTGCAGAAATGCAGGCAGAAGTCATTGTCTGGTAATGGAAGCCAAGTTGGTTGGCCACTATATGTCAgagcatgctggactagatggaccattggtttgatcTAACATAGatgtattgttttatgtattgttctctgttatgatgtaaaccgccctgagcctccggggagggtggtatagaagtatgatagatagatagatagatagatagatagatagatagatagatagatagatagatagatagatagatagatagatagatagatagatagatagatagatagatagatagatagatagatagatagatagatagatagatagatagatagatagatagatagatagatagatagatagatagatagatagatagatagatagatgatagatagatgatagatagatgatagatagatgatagatagatagatagataaataaataaataaataaataaataaatagcttttcTTATGCTCTGAATTCCACCCAAACACCCCTTATGTTGTTCTTGAGGGTCTCCTGTCAGTAGGAATAGAATTTTATGGCTGCAAGTTTAGACTTCAAAACCAATGCTAATCAAATATTAAAAACCCTACAAAAGATGCTCTTACTTACAGGCTCATTCAGCTCAATAGTTGCATTTTTACCATCTCCATCTGACAGAAAGAAAAATTTTCCAGATGGGTGGATCTACAAAGATGTAAATGCACATCATTTTCAGACATATACTCTCCATACAGAGAAAGAGCCAATATTAAGAACAGTAACATTACTGGGTACACGAACGGCTGATATAACACCCAGTGACTTTTATAAAGTAACATCAAGTAACCATACAGTTAGATGAAGTGACAACGTGGACTGATTTTAAATGCTTCTCTTCATAAGCAAACACAatgtgttgtgaggataaaatgtaaggCAAGAGAATTAAACACACTCTTTTGAGCTCCTCAAAAGGCATGAAAAAAATTAGCATAATAGAAACCTCACATAATAGAGCATTCATTTATTCTGCACCAATCTACCATATATGATTCCTAAGGATCTTTAGATTTAAAGTGCCTTTCTTTCAGAATTGCCTTACAGGCCTGTAAACAATTCAAAAGAGAGCAGCATATGAAATGGCAAACGGAGCATAGCTTCAAGTCTGCATATAAACAGGTTGCAGGTCAAAAGCAAGATCCATACGCAAAAGCTTTTCTCTAGGAGTAAACAAATGGATATAAAAGAGTGGGCGAGCTTTCAAATTCTCCAAACATTTAATTGGGTTGGGTAGTTTGGTTGTACAAGGTCTCTCAATATGGTCCATTAACAGGACATCCTAGAAACTCCGAGGAAAGAACTAACGCCCAGAACAGCGCAAACTTCACTAGCCCACCCATGTCTGGCAAAAACAGGGGCATTAGCAGGCCAGAGGCGGAAAGCCAAAACAGGGAAACGCCTTTGCAGAACGAAAGCGCAGGGTGGGGGTTATTTCCTCAGCCCTTCCCGGGCAGCGCTTATACGGAAGGAAAAAAGCAACCGTCAGATGAAGCCCCTACCTTTTCCACACGCCCCACAAAACAGACGGCTTTCCCAATGTATTGCGCCAGGTGACTTGTGGCTATGCGCGGCCGAGGCCCTTCAAGTACGTCCGCCATGTCAAAGCACCGGCGCTTTCCTTAGACCAGCCTTGGCGGGAAACCTCCACTTCCGCTCGCCTCAAGACCTCCGGTGAGTTACCACCGCAACAGAGACGCGTGGAAGACTGACACTTCCGGCCGAAGCTGCCCCAATCATCAGCGAGAACTTTCGCTCGATGCAAGTTAGAGCGTGTAAACGTCATTTCCGAGTAGCGAAGAAGCGCCCCTCCAGagcttttgcgcatgcgcgcgcGCTATTTCTTCCGTCTCCAAGGTTACTTTCGTTTAGTCTTCAGGATACATCGCTTGTGAACCCGGAAGTGACAGCTGTAAGGGGAAGAAAGCGGCGGCTGAAGGTAGGTACAcgggaagagggagaaagaagcCGAATGCTGTTGTGGTGAAAGTGAGAAACAGGCGTAACCCTCATGAAGTGCGTGAGGCACCTCACTTTGGGGGCTTGAAGACGGGAACTGTCATCCACTGAGGCGGGGGTTGGGGTGCACGCATGCGCAATCTCTATTTTGAAGGGCTATGGTGCAGTGACGTCATGGCTTGGCGGCTGAGGGGCGGGGTTCTTGGTCGGGCAATGATTAGCCAACGTATGACCTGTTAGCCCGGTTTGCAGTGTTGGGGGGCGTCACGCTTCTTGGGGCGGGTTTGGAAGCGGGGTTGGTGGCGGCCTTATTTGTCTCAGGGTGAGGCTTCCCTcctaacaggggtggccaaacggtggctctccagatgtccatggactacaattcccatgacatctggagagtcaccgttTGGCAACCCCACGGGAAGCAAGAGGTCGCTTAAACGAGTGGTCCCCAgctcccagtccgtggatcagtcggtaccgggtccgtggctcctcctctctggctgctgccttggggaccactggcttaaaggagCCTCATGGCCCTCAGTCTGCGTGACCCTATTATGCCTGGGATGTTTGGGAGACAGTTGATCCACAAGGTCACCCAAAGTTGGCAGCGGCTTAACGTCGTTTAACCCATGCACGAGGCCCGCCTAACGTACTGGAATGTGGCTCCAGCAAACTGCAAGCGATTGGAGCTGGCGTGATGTTGTAAAAGATTTCTTCATGGGTTTTAACATATACAATActctgaggcagtggtccccagcccctggtccggggactggtaccggttcgcAGATCaattggtaccaggctgcggctcctcgtcctccctggctgctgcctgggggcttccctgccactctgctgccggctcacctttggtgctctccagtggctgccatggctggggcttcacctcggcgtggcactgcgcagctgctgatggcagcgccctccagcgggcagcgggaaatcaggggcaccagcaggaaagcaaatggagcaggggctcaggtggcggtgacgtccctcggcaaaagactaccccccccccccgggcctcagtaaaattgtcaagcgttgaccggtccccagtgataaaaaggttgtggaccactgctctaaggaagtggtccccaaccattttatcatcagggaccggtcaacgcttgacaattttactgacgcccagggggggagtcttttgccaaggtatGTCACCGCcgctggctgagcccctgctccgcttgcttttctgccggtgccctgatttcccaccgcccactgggggtgctgccagcagcagctgcacaattccatgccgagggggagccccagccatggcagctgctggagagcaccaaaggtccagagtggcagggcagcccctgaggcagcaaccagggaggaggacgaggaggagccttgGCCTGGTAcaaactgatccacggaccgggagtTGGGAACAGCTGGTGTAAGGAGTGCAACTGAAAATGATATTGGCTGGGGCCCAAAATAGTTTTTGTAATCATGTATGTAACTTCCGCTCTCAGCCTACCCGGGTAAACAGCTGGGTTAACTGTGCAATACAGTGTAAGAGTTCCCAGTGCAGATACTGGTGTCCCCAGTTAAGGTTGGTGATTGACTCGCTAGGTCTCCATTACGTGAATAGAAACTTTGTAAGATGCGGGACGTCCTTCAACCTGGTGGCCAGAAAATTAGTACACATTCTCActtaaacatgaaaaaaaaaatacaaagttaTTTGAACCTTAAGCATCGCTTGTTCTACTCTGTCCTCAGTTTGGTTCTCTGGTATTGTGATCATAGTCTATTTACAAGAGCAAACAGCATTGAAAACAGTGGGATTTACTGCCAAGTATCTATGGAAAAAGGATTTTAAGCACTTCTCTGCAGAATTTGTATTTCTACTGATATGACATTCTTTTGGGCTTGAGAATAAAAAATTGTGGTCTGGTATTTCCACGGCCTGTTCAAGTAGCTGTTCAAGCACATTTACAAAACCTAACTTTCTTGGGATATAATAGTAGCTGCCTGTAGTAGTGATTTGTATTCTAGAAAGAGAAAGGAtcacatttttgtatattttataggTAGAAGATGTACACCCCGACCTTCCTcgaggggctcagggcagtttacagcaatgTTTAAAACATAGTAATTACATATAAATCTCAGTCTTAAAATTCTAACATTGAGTTTTTATACAGAATTGTTCAGAAAGCTATAGCTGCCACATTTTTATACACATTTTTGTACTGAAATAATTActgaactggggggagggggattcttaGGGGGTTGCTTGATCACTATCAGCAGTTCTTATTTGTTACTTGTTCAAGGCAGGTAGTTTTTACAAACAATAGAAATGGTCAGGATACAAATTGGGCCCAGATTTCCTTCCCATTGCTAGAGTTGCAGTCCTTCTCAAATTCCATGTCCATTTTATCCATCCTCTGAGAGCCTTCCTCTCATTCCTTCTCTGCCACATTGTAGCTCTCAATCATGAGTCTAGGTTTATTAGCTGAAAGCAAATTGATTTAGCCCTGGACTGCTAAAGGGAGACTAGTTGATGTCAGCTAGTAAGGGAGGGGAGCGGCAGCATAGAGCAAAGATCTGCGCAATGCCACACCATTTAACCCATGCACGAGGCCCGCCTTTTTTTCCTGCAAGTTTCAAGGTATTTTACCATTTACAGAGGCTTGCTTCTATTTTGCTTGATCCACCATTACCTGACTAGTCTGTGTTCAGGCTGGGACTTCAAAAAAAATATCAGCAAGGGTGTACATGTAGCATTTTGCTCCTGTTTTGCTTGATCTACCCTTACCTGTGACAGTAAGCCCTGTTTCTCAAAGCAAATTAGGAAATTTGATGGAACTCTGGAAAAAACTGCCTAGgaaatatttttcatatttgAGTGAGAAAAACCTTGTTCTAAAAATTATTTCACTCATCCCATATGTATAACATAGATATAAGAATCTGAGGGCTTCCTCTGTTTTCCAGTAGGAAATCTGGGAGTGCATGGGGGGggctcttgtttttgtttttgttttagaatTAGTGGAGCACATCCTAAGATAGGTATGTTCACATACACAAAATATTCACATACACAAAATGTAAAAGTCTGTAGACTTTTTCAGTTGTTCCATACTAAAGGGCTTATTACAGATGCTttacaggaagggaagggatcaaGGTGGAAAGTTGCCAGTAATTCATATGTGGATTTTAATGGCATGGCATTGAATCAATGACACAGGGTGCTCCCATGTATATCACTACTGTGAAACCTTGTTTGTGGCTCTTCTTACTTGAGGACTTGCAACAAGCAGTATTTGGGATGAAGAAACAGcaagcttaatttctagtagataTTATATTatagttggctgcagaggaaaggacatgcagtaatgggtttaaactacaagtacaacgatataggctagatatcagggaaaaaaatttcacagtcagagtagttcagcagttgaatagattgcctaaggaggtggtgagctccccctcactggcagtcttcaaacaagcACTTTTTGAATCATTTGCTGTTTTTTACATGGTTTTGGTTCTTTAATTTTAAAGGTTACCAATCACTATCAtaaatttttcttttcaaaagatGTTCAGCTTCTTCCGAAAAAGCCAGGATACTAAGAAGATTCTAGTGTCAGAAAAAGAAGCAGATGGATTTGTTCTTGTTGGTAAGTAAGTGATtgtaagaaataagaaatacGATTTTCTGGTTATTTCCCATGGAGGTGAACTTGTGAAATAATTTTGGaaggtgttttgttttgaaaaggaagCACAAACATGAAATGATAATTCAGATATTTGGTTGGAAATATAGGCCAGAAATAGAACTGGTTCTATTTGGCATAACTGTGGTGGGCTTCTTGCTGCCATTTGTGTGCATCATTCACAACAGTATCTATCTCACCACATTTTTATCTCACACTTTTCTTGAATAGCTTAGGATGGTGTCCATGAttctcccctctttctttttgTCAACACAACAACCACAGACTGAAAAGGAATGActtgcccaaagccacccagtgagcttcaaaaAAGAGTAACAGTTCTTGGCATtgtgtgtattatttatttattatttatttatttaatttatataccgccctccctggaggctcaggtatAAATCTATAGGTATGCAGTCTGTGGCCCATCTGCTCACATGACAAGGATTGAGCCTTTTCCTGATGTTGTGACCTATTTAAGGtggaaaaacaaaactaaaacatAAGAGATGTGGTGGGTGTTTTTAATATTATAAGACTACATTAGAgtagtttattatttttttgtttctgaataGGTGACCAATGGAAGCATACAGTTATATacacatattttatttgtttcataaaataaaattgaaacacAAAGTACTTAGACATGTTTCTAACTTCTGTAGTTATTACAGATTGAGAACTGTAATGTGCTGTACAGCCAGATATCATGGCATAGATGTTTAACAAGGGTTCTTTTTATGCCATCTTGATGCAGAGGCAGCTTTTTCCAGAAGTAATCCTCCTCAAAGTCTACTATTCAGTGCAAAGATTCTTGCTACCTATTGCATTGTCCCTATTTGCATAGGGATTACTGTGGCACAGCTATTTTGCTTTTCTGTGTTTTGATTGAGGTCTAGATATAGTACAGAATCTGCACGAACGACAACTCAGTCACAGACTCAAGAGAGTAAACAGGGAGTATTCCACTACTTGATTGTTTCCATCCCTAATTTGCCTGTTACATTATCTCCCCGAGGGAtgacactcttcttcttcttaaataatcATGAATGTTAGACTTTGTCAACTAGTAAGTTAGCAAGTTCTCAGAACTGTTTCTCATGAGAGTTTGTGGGCTGCGTCATGCTCCAGCTCTCTGTGGAATTTTCCTCTGGAGAGAAAGTGGAATCTATTCCAATCATGTGCCTGGGGAATGAAATAGTAATATTTCTTGCTGTACGTTGTTTGTCAGTAAAAGTCACCTAGTACCTGAGTATGTGCGCTCAAAAGGGTACGTTCTCATCTGCATCCCACTGGGTATGCTGTAGCTGATGATTCTGAAACTTTTAAGAACTATTCACTTTGCAGGAGAACCGGAAAACAAGGATGTTGCCCATGTAGTTAAATGGAAGTTTTAGCTTTTTCATTTGGGCCTTGTTTGTGTTTAGCTGTACTAGGTGTCATTCATATAGTTACGCATGATGATACGTGCAGTTGGATGGTAATGTTTAATACAATGGGGATTTCTTGTTTGTTAAAAGAGTCAGCGTTGGCTTTAATTGTGTttttctcttatgttcctatggAGTGTTCTGAATGTGATATTATTGTTCCTTATCAGTTAGCAGACTGAATGAGGGCTACCCTGTGTGACACCTTATCCTTACTGGCGGCTGCTTCTATCTGGCAATTCTCCACACCTTGGCTGCAATGTCTGGCATACATAGCTTCCCACATAGATCTTCTTGATTATGCAGAGAGTGTTTAAATGCTTCCAGATTTTCAACTTTATTCTTTACCAGGATTCAAAACTGGTTAGGAAACCTTGCTTAAGAGGGAACCTGGTTGCTATTGCATATTCCTTTGCCTTGTGTCAGCTCTTGCTCTGTTCGTGCAACAATAGAGAAGAGCAGTATTGGAAGAAGGAGCAACAGAAAGGGGTAATAGTGAAGAAATAGTGAAGATCCTATCCCCCAATGGTCTCATCCACAATTATTTGGATTCAGGTCCTGGGGTCAGTGTCTCATAAAGAAAGCGATGGCTTGTTCCCCTGGAAAAAGTTGTAGGAAATGAACATGtggttttcttttattttttgagaTTGACTGACTGTCCACTTTACGTCGCCAGATATGCATGCCCTGCAATGTGTGCATGTATTTAATGGAACATTATACACAATGAACTATTCCATGTAAAGCCTATTCAGAATTTGAGTAGGGATTGTCGTTTCTTTGTATGTTAGCTAAATCCTGGAAGTGAGGTTTTTATATGGTTTTCTTTTTCATGCCTATTTTGTGAGTAACAGGATAAAAAACCATGTGTCTGATTACTgtagtttgagttcagtgggcaAATGGATGAGGGAGACCAGAAAAACAATCCTCTCCAGTGTTGCTGATTTCTAGTCGCATAAGGAGATAATTGCTACCCCTTCATTCAGCACAGAGTCAAAGTAATCCTCTTGGGTACTGGTTTTACACAAAAACAAAGTGCAGTATTCTTTTACATCATTAGATGGCATCTTTCTTCATGCACATGTTCTTTTCTGCTAAATTGAATATAG
This Paroedura picta isolate Pp20150507F chromosome 11, Ppicta_v3.0, whole genome shotgun sequence DNA region includes the following protein-coding sequences:
- the RPA3 gene encoding replication protein A 14 kDa subunit; translated protein: MADVLEGPRPRIATSHLAQYIGKAVCFVGRVEKIHPSGKFFFLSDGDGKNATIELNEPLDEEISGVIEVVGRVTNQANIMCVSYAQFKEDKNMFDLPLYNEALKIIHEFSEYYPFGLEA